A window of Cellulomonas wangleii genomic DNA:
GCGTGAGCCCGGAGCGCAGCCGCCACATGCTGCGCACCTGCGGCAGGGCCAGACGCCGGGCCCCGTCCTCGGTGGCCGCCACCGCGACGTTCGCCACCGCGATCGTGCGGGGCTCCGCGAGCTCCGGCGAGGGCTGGAACGACCGGCGGTACAGGGCGACGGCCTCGGCGGTGCCGCGCCCGGCGAAGTGGTGCGCGAAGACGTAGGGCAGCCCCAGCCGCCCGGCGAGCTGCGCCGAGTACGTCGAGGACCCCAGCAGCCACAGCTGCGGCGTCGACACCGCGCGGGGGGTGGCGCGCAGCGGGTAGGTGGACGACCCTACGCGCACGTCCACGCCGTCGGGCCGGACCAGGGACGCCAGCGTCGCCACGTCCGCGTCGAACGTGTCCACGCCGTCGCCCGTCGCGCCGCGCCGCAGCAGGTGGCCGGTGACCGGGTCGGCGCCGGGCGCGCGGCCGATGCCGACGTCGACGCGGCCCGGGTACGCCGCCTCCAGGAGCGCGACCTGCTCCGCGACGACCAGCGGCGAGTGGTTGGGCAGCATGACGCCGCCGGACCCGACCCGCACCCGGGACGTCGCGGCCGCCACGAGAGCCATCAGCAGGGGCGCGTTGGTCGCGGCCACGGCGGGCATGTTGTGGTGCTCGGCGAGCCAGTACCGGCGGGCACCGACCTCGTCGGCGACGCGCGCGAGCGCGAGGGTCGCGGCGAGGGCGTCGGCCGTGGTCTGGTCGGAGCGGACGGGCACGAGGTCGAGCACGGAGATCGCGGTCACCCCTGGGGCAACCGCCGGTGCCGGCACCCCATTCCGGGCGGGTGCGCCCGCACCACGGTCGCCGTGGGCGTCGGCGCGCCCGGTGGCGCACTGCACGCCGGGGCCCCCGGGGGCCGCTGCGCCCGCCTCGGCGTCGCCTCCCCGCCGGGCCTAGGGTCGGGGCGTGAGCGAGACGGTCGCGGTGCGGTGCCCGGCGCCCGGGCGGCAGGTGGGGCCGCTGTGGGTCGTCACGCGCGGCTCGGGCCCCCCGCTGGTGCTGCTGCACGGCAACGGTGAGGACCACCACGTCTTCGACCGGATGGTGCCCGCCCTCGGCGCGGGACGCACGCTCGTGGGCATCGACTCGCGCGCGCACGGCCGCAGCCCGCGCGGCACGGGGCCGCTCAGCATCGCGCGGATGGCCGACGACGTCGCCGAGGTGCTCGACCTGCTGGGGCTGCGGCAGCCCGACGTGCTGGGGTTCTCCGACGGCGGCAACGTCGCCCTCGAGCTGGCCGTGCGCCGGCCGGACCGTGTGCGGCGCCTCGTCGTCGTGGGCGCCAACCTGTTCCCCGCGGGACTGACCGCCCGCGTGCAGGCGCGGGTCCGTGCCCTGCACGCGGTGGCGGGCCCGCTCGCGCGCGTCGTGCCGCGTCTGCGGGCGTTCGCGGAGCGCGTCGCGCTGATGGCCTGCGAGCCCCGCCTGGACCCCGCCGGGCTCGCGCGGGTCACGGCGCCGACGCTGGTCGTCGTGGGGGAACGGGACGTCGTGGACCACGCGCACACGGGGCTCCTCGTGCGGTCCCTGCCGGACGCCCGGCTCGAGGTCGTCCCCCGGGCCGGCCACATGCTGCCGCGGGACCGGCCCGACCTGCTCGCGACGCTGACCGTCGGGTTCCTCACCGCCGGACCGACGGTTGCGCCGACCGGAGGAGCCGGTCCGGCACCTGCCCACGATCACGGGTGAGAACGGGGCACAGCGGGCTCACAGGGGCGCTAGCCTTCGCGCCATGTCCACATTTCTCACGGTCCCGCTCACCGACGCCGAGGCCGCTGCCGCCGCAGGTAGCGTGGTCGTCGCGCTGATCTTCAGCCTCGTCTTCTACGTCATCGGCTGCCTCGGCCTCATGGGCATCTTCACGAAGGCGGGCCAGCCGGGCTGGGCGGCCTTCGTCCCGATCTACAACACCATCGTCCTGCTGCAGGTCGTGGGCCGGCCCCTGTGGTGGTTCCTGCTGCTCCTGGTCCCGGGCGTCAACGTGGTCGCGCTGATCATCATCATGCACGACCTGTCGAAGTCGTTCGGCCACGACGCCGGCTTCACCGTCGGCCTGGTGCTGCTGTCCGTCGTCTTCACCTGGATCCTGTGGCTCGGCTCGAGCACCTACCGCGGCCCGGCCGCCGCCGCCGCGGGGTCGACGCAGCGCCCCTCGTACGCCTGACACCCCGCCCACCCCTCCCGGCCCGGTCGCCCACGTGGCGGCCGGGCCGGCCTGCGTCCGGGGTCAGGCGGTGACCAGACCGCCGCCCACCCAGGCGCGGATGGCGGCCGCGTCGCCGTTGGTCAGCTCCATGCGCGCACCGCGGCACAGCCCGATGACGTTGTCCGCCCACGCCCGGGCCACCTTCTCCGCACCGGGGTCCCCGTCCAGCGACAGCCCGGTGTACAGGACACCCGAGATCACGAAGTTGACGGTCGAGCGGCCGACCTTGGTGCCCGACTGCTGGCACGCCTCGTGGACGCGGCGCGACGTGGCGACGCGGTCGAAGGGGTGGGCCGCGACGTCCGACGCGAGGGTCTTGAGCAGCACCCGGTACTGGGCCTGGCTCAGACCCGGTGTGTCGGTGACGGCGATGACCTGACGCTGCAGCTCGTTGGGGGCCGTGTCGGCCACCGCACCCGGCAGGTCGGCCTCGCCGAAGCGCTGCGGGTCCCACACGTGCCCCGGCGGGCGCGTCGACACGTCGAGGTCCGGCACCGCGCGCCCCAGCCACGCCGTGAAGTTGCCGGCGCCGGCCCACTGCGTCGTCGCGAGGGACGGGTCGGCGGTCTGCGCGACCTGTGCGGCCGCGCCCAGCGGCAACGGTGCGTCGGCGGTGCGCACCGCGCGTCGCACGGCCCGCCGGGCCCGCGCCTCACCCTCGTCCATGACCCGCTCGGCGACCCGCGCCCGGGCCGGCGTGCGCGCCGGTGCGGCGGCGGGTGCCGGCTCGTCGGGCGTCTCCTTGGCGGATGACCTGCCGGATCCGCGCGACCCGCGGGTCGCGGCGGGCGGCGTCGCCGCCGCGGCGACCGGGTCGGCGGCCGGCTCGACCGCGGCCGGCTCGGCGGGCGTCGGCACCACGGCGGGCTCCGCGTCCAGCGTGGACGCGGTCTGGGTGACGAGGTCGGCCAGCGCGTCCGCGCCGATGACCGTGTCCGCGACCGAGCGGTACGCCGACGCGGCGGGCGACGCTGTGATGATCGTCACGCGCCGGTCGTCCGCGCGGCAGCGCTGCGCGAGCGGCGTGAAGTCCGCGTCGGCGGAGACGATGACGAACTCGTCGTACCGCGTGGTGGCCGCCAGCGCGTCCACCGCGTCGAGGACGAGGTTGATGTCGGCGCTGGACTTGCCCTGCTGCGTGAGCGACGGGCAGTCCACCACCTGGAAGCCGGCCCGCGTGAAGTTGGGACGGAACCGGGAGTACACCGACGGGTTGAGGTAGCACGCGCGCACCAGGAAGCGGCGCGTCAGGTCCCCGTCGACGTCGGAGCCCTGGCTGAGCTCGGACAGCCAGTGGGCGGGGTCGGTGGCGAACGCCTCCGCCGCCTGCGGGTCCAGGCGTGCCAGGCCGATGTACACGTTGTCGAAGTCGACGAACAGCGCCGAGCGCAGCCGCCGGGGCGGGTCGGGGTTGATGGTCACGACCCCCATCCTGCCGTCCCTCCCGCCGTGCTCGCCCCCCGGTGCGTCGGTAACCTGCCCACAGGGCGGGCGGGGAGCGGAGGACCGGGTGCACAGACGGGTCGTCGTGCGCGGCGTGGTGCAGGGGGTCGGCTTCCGCTGGTCCTGCGCGCAGGAGGCCGCCCGTCTCGGTGTCGCGGGCTGGGTGCGCAACCGCCCGGACGGCGCCGTGGAGACCGCGGTCGAGGGCGCGCCGGAGCAGGTCGACGCCATGCTGGCGTTCCTGGCCCGCGGCCCGCGGCACGCACGGGTCACCGGCCTCGAGGTCCACGAGGCACCACCGCAGGGGCTGACGACGTTCGAGGTCGAGCCGTGACGGTGCTGCCGACGTCCCTCACAGGTCTCGGGCTCCCCACCGGCCTGGAGCTCCTCGAGCCGCTCGAGCCCGTCGATCCCGTCCTGCCCGTCGAGCCGGAGGAGACGGTCGCACCCGAGCCGACGGTGAGCGCGCCGGCGCCGACACCCACGGCCAGCGCACCGGTGGCCACGGCCCCGCCCGTCGAGGCCACGCCCGAGGCGACGCCGGGCGAGGGCGTCGCCCCGCTCCCGACCGCCGAACCGACGGCCGCGCCCACGGCTCCCGCACCGGTCGTCCCGACCACCCCGACGACCGAGCCCGCCGTCCAGGTCCCGGCGTTCTCCTCGCGCCCCGCGGTCGTGGAGTCGAACGTGCCGTGGGTGGTGGTGGCGCTGGCCGCGGTCGTGCTCGTGGCTGCGGCGGCCGGGCTGTGGTGGTGGTGGCGCAGGGCCGTCGCCGAGCGTCGTGCGGGTGACGGGGCGTCCGCCGGTGGCACGGCCGACGACGTGACGGGCGCCCGCCGTGGCGGGCCCGCCACCGCCGCGACGACGATGCCGCTGCCACGGGTCGGTGACGACGCCGACGCGACGCTCGTGCTCCCGACGGGGGAGGGCTCCCCGGGTCCGGGCACCCCCGAGGCGGAGGCGTTCTCGGCGCGCGTGGACGTCACCGTGCAGCTGCTCGTCCGGCTCGGTGAGGCGATGATCGACGCCGGGTCGCCCATCGTGCAGGTCAACTCCACGCTCCAGCGGGTGGCCGCCGTCAACGGGCTGCCCGACGCGGCCGTCGTCACGTTCCCGACGGCGCTCATCGTCTCGGTGCCGCAGCACGACACCGTGCAGACGGCCGTGTCGACGGCCGGCAGCCGCGCGCTGCGGCTCGACCAGGTCTCCGACGTGCTGGACCTGGCCAACTCCGCCCAGCGCGGCGACGTGCGGCCGCGCGAGGCCCTGGAGCAGCTGCAGAGGATCGTGGCCTCGGACCCGGCGACGTCGACCGCGCGGCGCGCGGCGGGCTACGTGGCCGTCGCCGCCGGCTTGTCCATGGTGCTCGGCGGCGGGTGGCTCGACACCCTGGTGGCGGCCGCGCTCGGGGGCGTGGTCGCCGTGCTGACCGCGGCGACCCGGCGGGTGCCCCCTGTCTACCAAGGGCTGATCGTGGCGGTCTGCGCGTTCGTCGTCGCGGTGCCGGTGCTGCTGCTGGTGCGCACCGGCTGGTCCGTGGGGCTGCTGGCCCCGCTGGTGGCGCCGCTGGTGACGTTCCTGCCGGGAGCGCTGCTCACCACGGGGGTCATCGACCTGGCCACGCGGCAGATGATCGCGGGGTCGTCCCGTCTCGCGGCGGGCGTCATGCAGCTGGTCCTGCTGGCCCTGGGGATCACGGCCGCCGCCGGCCTGGTCGGCGTGCCCGCGGCGGACGTCGGCAGCACGGGGGCCGACCACCCCCTGGGCTGGGTCGCGACCTGGCTCGGGGTGCTCGTGTACGCCGTGGGCGTCACGACCAACAACGAGGCGCACCGCGGGTCGTTGCCGTGGATCACGCTCGTGCTGGTGGTCGGGTACGCCGGGCAGGTGCTGGGCGGCGTGCTGTTCGGGGCGGTCGTGTCGTCGTTCGTCGGGGCGCTGGCGATGACGCCGGTCGCGATGCTCGCGGCCGCCCGGCGCGGGGGACCGCCGTTCCTCGTGACGTTCCTGCCCGGGTTCTGGCTGCTGGTGCCCGGTGCGCTCGGCCTGGTCGGCGTGACCTCCGCGCTGGGGCGCTCGACCGACCAGGCGATCACGACCATCGTCACCACGGGCGTGTCCATGGTGGCCATCAGCCTGGGCGTGCTCGCGGGCCTCGCGCTCGGCGCGGGCATGCAGCGCCGGCTCGCACCCGACGCGGCCCGGATCGTCTGACGGCGCCGGCCGGCTACTCCGACCGGCGCACGACCGCCGCGGCGCGCGCCGCCAGCAGGCCACCCACCCCGGTGCGCCCTGCGCGCAGCCGCGTGAACGCCTCCGCGCCCGGGCCGCCGGGCACGCGCCGCGGCAGCGAGTCGACGGCCACGAGCCACTGCGGCCACCCGAGCAGCCGGCACACGGCCATCAGCCGCTCCGACTCCGACTCGGACTCACCGAGCTCCTCGGCCAGCAGCGCCGTGAGGTCGTCGGCGGCCTCCGGGTGCCCGGCGAGCGTCGCCAGGCCGCGGACCCCCTCGAGGCACTCCGTCCCGTAGGCCTCGTCGTCGTGCGGGTACGCCACGTGGGCGTCGGAGACGTAGTCGGTGACCGGGACAACGCCGTCGGACGCCCACAGGCGCAGCAGACGGTCCCGCTGCACGAGCACGGCGACCGCCACCGTGGTCAGGTCCTGCGCCACGACGGCGGCCAGGTCGTCGACCCGGCGCCGGTGCGCGGCGACGTGGCCGCGCGCGTGCTCCGGCACGGCCACGACCCAGCCGTCGTCCTGCGGGCCCACCCAGCCGGAGAACCGCTCCCGCGTCAGTGCCGCCAGCACGTCGGACCGCTCCGCCCGCACGAGCAGCGCGGCGTAGGTCAGCCCCTCCGGCCCCGCGACCGGCTCCGTCCCGTACACGCTCACGCACCGAGTCTGGCACCGGGACGCCCCGGCGGGCGCCCGGTGCGCCGGTCAGGACGTGACGTCGGCGGTGGTGAACCGGGCCCACGCCAGGGCACCGAACACCACGACCCAGCCCGCCTGCACGGCCAGCCCCTGCGCCAGCACGTCCACCGAGGGGACGATGCGCAGCATCTCGGCGAAGTCGAACCAGTGGTGCGTCAGCAGCGCCGGGTGGATCACCGCGACCTGCGGCAGCTGGTCCAGGACGCTGGCGACGACGGCCACCACCACCGTGGCCGCCATCGCGCCCACCGGCACCTCCGTGAGGGTGGAGAAGAACAGGCCCACGGCCACGAGCCCGGTCATCGACAGCCCGACGTACGCCACGACCCCCGCGACCCGCAGCACGCCCTCGCCGAGCGGGACGGTGTCGCCGGACAGCAGCGTGAGGTCGCCGACCCCGAACAGCACGGCGCCGGTCACCAGCCCCACCACGGCGATCGCCAGCACCGCCGCCGCGGCGAACGTGAGCGCACCGAGTGCCTTGACGGCGAGCAGCCGCCCGCGCGCGACGGGCACCACGAGCAGGTAGCGCAGGGTCCCGGCGGACGCCTCGCCCGCGATCGCGTCGCCCGACGCGATGCCGATGGTCAGCGGCAGCAGGAACGGCGTGCACAGGAACAGCGACGCCACGACGAGGAACAGCCCGTTGCCCGTCACGCTGGCCACGAACGGGGGCCCCTGGCCGGCCAGGCCCGCGTCCTGCGCCAGGCGCAGCACGACGCCCAGCAGCAGCGGGACGAACGCCAGGCCGACGAGCAGCACCACGTTGCGGCGTCGGCGCAGCACCAGGCGGAGCTCGGAGCGCACCAGGCGGCCCAGCGCCCCGGGGTGCCGGCTGGGCGTGTCGGCCTCCCGGACGGCGGGCACGGGTCGCGGCTCCGCCGCGGCGGTCTCAACGGGCGACATCGAAGCCCTCCCCGGTCAGCTCGACGAACACCTGCTCCAGCGAGGGTCGGCGCACGTCGAAGGCGAGCAGGCCGACACCGGCGCGCACCAGGGCCGCCGCGACGTCCTGCGGTGCGGGCCGCTCGCGGCCGTCGTCGGCCGCGTCCGAGGCGACGACGGTGACGCCGCCGTCCACGACGCCCTGCTCGACCGTGACGTCGACCAGTCCGAGGCGGCGCAGCTCGACCACGGCCGCGTCGACGTCCGCCGGTGCCGTGCGCACCATGACGTGCGCGGCCCGCCGTGCCGTGAGGTCGGCGCGCGGGCCCTGCAGCAGCAGCCGCCCGCCACCCATGATCCCGACGTGCGTGCAGACCTGCTCGATCTCCGCGAGCAGGTGCGAGGACACCAGCACGGTGGTCCCGGCGTCGGCCAGCTCGCGCACCAGGTGCCGCACCTCCCGCGTGCCCTGCGGGTCCAGGCCGTTGGTGGGCTCGTCGAGCACCAGCAGGTCACGCGGGCGCAGCAGCGCGGCGGCGAGCCCGAGGCGCTGCTTCATGCCCAGCGAGTACTGCCGGTAGCGCTTGTCGGCCGCGGCGCCCAGGCCCACGCGGTCCAGCGCGGCGTCGGACCGGGCGCGGGCGGTGCGCGGGTCCGCCGACGCGTCGACGGCGTCCAGCCGCGCGAGGTTGGCCCGCCCCGACAGGTACGGCTGGAACGCCGGGCCCTCGACGAGCGCGCCCACCCGCGGCAGCACGCGCCCGGCGTCCCGGGGCATCGGTGAGCCCAGCAGGTGCACCTCGCCCGCGGTGGGGGCCACCAGGCCCAGCAGCATGCGGATCGTCGTGGTCTTGCCCGACCCGTTGGGTCCCAGGAACCCGTAGACCGCCCCACGCGGCACGAGCAGGTCGACACGGTCGACGGCGACCTGACCCGTACGGAACCGCTTGGTCAGGCCGTGCGTGCGGACCGCGTCGTCACCCACCGCACCAGGGTGCGGCACGACGGGCGCCGACGCGGGGGCGGCCGCCGTGGCGGTCGCCCCCGCGGGCGTCGTCACGCGTCCGCCGCCGCGCGCAGCACGTCCACCGGCACGGACCCGACCAGCACGCGGCCGTCGTCGAGGACCAGCACGGACAGCAGCGTCGAGGTCAGCGCCCGGCCGCCCTCGACGGGCGTGGTCAGCTGGTCGTACAGCGCTCCCGCGTCCAGCTCGACGCCGGCACCGTCGCCCTCGGGCATGAAGTCCTCGGCCAGGTCCTGCGCGCCCTCACCGCCGAGCGGCCCGTCCGCCGCCGGGTCGTCGCCGAGGGCGGACGGGTCGCCCGCCAGCAGCGCCGCGACGTCGACGCCGCTGAGCTCGACGACCGTGTCCCAGCCGCTGCCGCTGACGCGCACGCCCTCGGGCGCCGTCATCGCCTCCGGGTCCGCCGGCAGGCCCTGCGCCGCGTCCGCGGCCGCGGCGTGCGCCGCGGCGTCCGGCAGCGGGACGGTCACCTCGCGGACCTCGGCCCCGGGGGGCGCGGAGAACGTCAGGACCGCCTCGCCCGGGTCGGCGAACGTCACGTCGGTGAAGCCGACCTCGAGCGCCGGCGTCGCGGCCTCGTCGCTGCTCCAGACCTGCACCCGCAGCGGGGTCCACGTCGCGGCGTCCACGGCCACGACGATCCGCGCCACGAGGGTGGTGGTGCTGCGCGGCGTCACGACCACCTGGTAGGCGTCGCGGCCCGCGACGGTCGTGACGGCGTCCACGCCGACCGTCGCGTCCTTCTCGGCCCGCTCGAGCGCCTCGCGGCCCAGCTCGTCGGGGCTGGGCAGGTCGGCCGGCGGGGTCGCGGTGGCCGCCAGCTCCTGGGCCCGCGCGGCGTCCTGCGGCGAGAGCGCGTAGTGCACGACCTCGTCGTCGGACGACGAGTACGTCCACGCCTGGGTGGCGTCGGTCACGACCGAGTACTCCGAGGCGGTGCCCAGCAGGGACACGCGCGAGCGCTCCTGGCCGTCGGTCCACACCCGCAGCGTCGTCGAGCCGCTGAGCAGGCTGACGGGGTCGGCGCCCGACGCCTGCGTCAGGCTCAGCTCCGGCAGGCCCAGGCGGGCGGTGTGCACGACCGTGCCGGACAGCGCCTGCGGCTCGGCGGCCGCGACGCGGTCCAGCAGCTCGGCCGCCGAGACCTCCGGCAGGCCGGCGGAGTCGGCCGACGCGAGCAGCGGGGGCGCCGCGAACGCCGCGGCGACGGCCACGACCGCGGTGGCGGGCACGGCCCACGCGGTGCGCAGCCGCGGGCGGGCGGGGGAGGCGGGTGCGGTGTCCATGCCACCACTCTGCGCGCACCGGCCTGAGCGGACGCTGAGACGCCGACCGCGGCGGGCACCGCGGTCGGAGCCCGGCGGGTGGGATGCTGCCGGGGTGCGGGTGCTGGTGGTCGACGACGAGGTGGGGCTCGTGCACGCCCTGCGCCGGGGCCTGACGGCCGAGGGCTTCGCCGTCGACGCCGCGCACGACGGCGCGACGGGTCTGGCGATGGCGGTCGACGGCGCGTACGACGTGCTGGTGGTCGACGTGATGCTGCCCCGGCGCAACGGCTACGAGGTCGTCACGGCGCTGCGCGCGCAGGACGTGTGGACGCCGGTCCTCATGCTCTCGGCCAAGGACGGCGAGCACGACGTGGCGGACGGGCTCGACGTCGGCGCCGACGACTACCTCACCAAGCCGTTCTCGTTCGTCGTGCTCGTGGCCCGGCTGCGGGCGCTGGTGCGCCGCCCGGTCGCACCGCGCCCGGCGGTGCTGCAGGCCGGCGCGCTGACGCTCGACCCTGCGTCGCGCGAGGTCACGCGGGACGGCCGCCCGGTCGGGCTCACCGTGCGGGAGACGGCCCTGCTGGAGTACCTGCTGCGGCACGCCGACCGGGTCGTCGGCAAGATCGAGCTGCTCGACCACGTGTTCGACACCGGCGGCGAGGACCCGAACGTCGTCGAGGTGTACGTCGGCTACCTGCGCCGCAAGCTCGGCCGCGACGCGGTCACCACGGTGCGCGGTGCCGGGTACCGGGTCGGTGGCGCGTGACCGGTCCCGGGGCGGGTGCGTCGCGCACCGGGCCGCGCGGGCCGCGCCGTCGCGCCCTGTCGCTGCGGGCGCGCCTGACGCTCGTCGCCACGCTCGCCGTCGCGGTGGTCCTGGTCGCCGGCGCCCTGGCGCTCTCGGCAGCCCTGGGCACCGCGCGCACCGCCGCGCTCGACGACGTCGTCCGCGAGCGCTCGCAGACGCTCGCCGCGCTCGTCGCGGACGACCGTGTGCCGGACGCGCTGCCCGTCCGGCAGCCCGGAGAGGTGGCGCAGCTGCTCGACGCGTCGGGGCGTGTGCTGGCGACGTCCGCGACCGCCTCCCGCACCCTGCCGGTGGTCGACCCCGCGACCCTCGCCGCCTGGCGCGAGCGCGCGGGCGACGACGTGCTCGTGGTGGGCACGGACGCCGGTGCCTACGACGAGGTCGCCCGCGCGGCGGTGCGGGCGGTGACCTGGCGGGGCGAGCCCGCCACGCTCGTCACCACCGTCCCGGCGACCGACGTCCAGGGCGTGCTGCGCGCCCTGCGGGTCGCGCTGCTGCTGGTGGTGCCGGTGCTGACCGTGGGGTTCGCGGTGGTGCTGTGGACCGTGCTGGGACGCGCCCTGGCCCCCGTCGAGCAGCTGCGCGCCGCGGCCGACCGGGTCGCGCTCGCGGGCGGGCCCGGAGCCCTGCCCGTCCCACCCGTCGACGACGAGCTCGCGGCGCTCGCGCGCACCCTGAACTCGATGCTCGACCGGCTCGAGGTCGCCGCCGCCCGTCAGCGCACCTTCGTCGCGGACGCGGCGCACGAGCTGCGCTCGCCGGTCGCGGCGGCGCGGGCGGCGGTCGAGGTCGCCGCCGCGCACCCCGGTGCGTACCCCGTCGACGACCTCGTCGCGGACCTGACCCCGCAGGTCGCCCGGATGCAGACGCTCGTGGACGACCTGCTGGTGCTGGCGCGCGTGGGTGCGTCGGACGCCCCGCGCGAGCCGGTCGACCTGGCGGCCGTGGCGGCGGACGTCGCGGCGGGCCTCGCGACCGCGGCCCGGGAGCGGGACGTCCGGGTGGACGTGCACGGGGCGGGCACCGCGACCGCCACCGTCGAGGGGGCCACCCGCGTGCTGCGCAACCTCGTCGCGAACGCCGTGCGGCACGCCCGCAGCCGGGTCACCGTGACGGTCGCGCCCGGCCCCGGCGTCGTCCGTGTCCTGGTCGACGACGACGGCACGGGCATCGCGCCGGCCGACCGCGAGCGGGTGTTCGAGCGGTTCGTGCGGCTCGACGAGGCGCGTGAGCGTGACGCCGGTGGTGCGGGCCTCGGCCTGGCGATCGCCCGCGAGGTGGCGCGCGACCTGGGCGGCGACGTGCGGGTGGCGGACGCCCCGGGGGCGGGCACGCGGACGGTCCTGGAGCTCCCGGCGGGCTGACGCCGGGTGCCGCCCTGACCTGCGCGGGTGGTCGGCGCGTGCGACGATCCCGGGGCGCGCCCGCACCGGGCGTCGTACGACGGGAGGACGCATGCCGCTGACGGTCGGCCGGGCCCACGCACCCACGGCGACGACGTGCCGGGTCGACAGGATGCGGATCGACGGGCTCGCGCTGCGCACCCGCACGCTGCGCGACGCGATGGTGGACGAGCTGCCGGAGCGGGACCGGCTCGACGTCGTGCTCGTGCACGGGCTGGGGGCCTCGTCGGCGACGTTCGACCCGCTCGCGCGGCGGCTCGCACGCGCCGGGACCGTGCACCTGCTCGACCTGCCGGGCTTCGGGCGCGTCCCGCGCCCCCGCACCGACGTCGGTGTGGCGGACCTGGCCCGGCTCGTCACGCGCTGGGCCGGGCGCACCGGGATCGAGGGCGCCACCTGGGTCGGGCACTCCATGGGCGCGCAGGTCGTGGTCGAGGCGGTCGCCACGACGCCCGCCGTCGCGTCCCACGCGGTGCTCGTCGGCCCCACCGTCGACGACGACGCCCCCACCGCCACCGAGCAGATGCTGCGTCTGGTGGCCGGCAACGTCTTCGAGCCGGTGCGGGCGCAGGCGCTGCTGGCGCGTACCTACGCCGAGTGCGGACCCCGCTGGTACCTCGCGGTGCTGCGGCACATGCTGCAGCACCCCGTCGCCGAGCGGCTCCGGCAGGTCGACGCGCCCGTGCTCGTCGTGCGGGGCGAGCACGACAGGGTCGCACCGCCCGGGTGGACGGCTCGGCTCGCGTCCGCGGCGCCGCGCGGCACGCACGTGACGGTCCCCGGGGCGTCGCACGCCGCGATGTACCCCCGCGCCGACGAGGTCGCGGACCTCGTGCTGGAGCACGTCGCGCGATGACGGACGGGCCGGCTGCGAGGACGGTGCCGGTGCGACCGGCCCGGCTGCGGGCGGCCGGGCGGGCGGCCGCGGAGGTGTGGCACCGGCTGCGCCAGGGGGTGGCCTGGGTCCGGGACTACGCGTGGATCGTCCGCGCGCAGGCGCGGGCGGTGCTCGCCGCACCGCTGCCGGACTCCCTGGCGGCGGGCGACCGCACGCCCGTCCTGCTGCTGCCCGGGATCTACGAGACGTGGCCGGTGATGACGTCGCTGGCGCGGGCCCTGCACGCCGCGGGGCACCCCGTGCACACGGTCCCGGCGCTCGGGCTCAACCTGCGGCCGCTGGGGGCCTCGATGCCGCTCGTGGTGGAGCGGCTGGAGGCCCTGGGGCTCACTCGCGTCGTGCTGGTGGCGCACTCCAAGGGCGGGCTGATCGGCAAGATGGTGCTCGCCGACGAGCACGCCGGCCCGCGGGTCGCGGGGCTGGTGGCCGTCAACACCCCGTTCGCCGGCTCGGTGTACGCGCGGTGGTTCCCGGTGCGTCCGGTGCGGGCGCTGTCGCCCCTCGACGTGCACCTGCTCGCCCTGGCCCGGGACGTCGCGGCGCACGCGCGGATCTGGTCGATCTTCGCGCGGTTCGACCCGCACGTCCCCGGCGGCAGCGAGCTCGCGGGCGCGGTCAACGTCCGCCTGCCGCTCGACGGGCACTTCCGCCCGCTCGGCGACCCTCTCCTGCACGCCGCGGTGCTGGACGCGGTCACGCACCTCGCCGACGGTGCCGGGCCCTCGCCCGGTCCCTGACCGGGCGGCGCCCGGTGCGTGCGCCGCGGGGTGCCGGCGGGTGTCAGTGGTGGCCGGCGACGGCGGCACCGGCCGGTGCCGAGCGCACGGCGAGCGCACCCGCGATCGCGGGCAGCGTCAGCACGGCGCCCACGAGGAACGCCGCGTGCACACCCTCCGCGGTCGCGACGAGCGCGGACGCGCCGTCGGCCGCCCGGTCCGCCGCCACCGCCGAC
This region includes:
- a CDS encoding alpha/beta fold hydrolase — translated: MPLTVGRAHAPTATTCRVDRMRIDGLALRTRTLRDAMVDELPERDRLDVVLVHGLGASSATFDPLARRLARAGTVHLLDLPGFGRVPRPRTDVGVADLARLVTRWAGRTGIEGATWVGHSMGAQVVVEAVATTPAVASHAVLVGPTVDDDAPTATEQMLRLVAGNVFEPVRAQALLARTYAECGPRWYLAVLRHMLQHPVAERLRQVDAPVLVVRGEHDRVAPPGWTARLASAAPRGTHVTVPGASHAAMYPRADEVADLVLEHVAR
- a CDS encoding response regulator transcription factor, yielding MRVLVVDDEVGLVHALRRGLTAEGFAVDAAHDGATGLAMAVDGAYDVLVVDVMLPRRNGYEVVTALRAQDVWTPVLMLSAKDGEHDVADGLDVGADDYLTKPFSFVVLVARLRALVRRPVAPRPAVLQAGALTLDPASREVTRDGRPVGLTVRETALLEYLLRHADRVVGKIELLDHVFDTGGEDPNVVEVYVGYLRRKLGRDAVTTVRGAGYRVGGA
- a CDS encoding ABC transporter ATP-binding protein translates to MGDDAVRTHGLTKRFRTGQVAVDRVDLLVPRGAVYGFLGPNGSGKTTTIRMLLGLVAPTAGEVHLLGSPMPRDAGRVLPRVGALVEGPAFQPYLSGRANLARLDAVDASADPRTARARSDAALDRVGLGAAADKRYRQYSLGMKQRLGLAAALLRPRDLLVLDEPTNGLDPQGTREVRHLVRELADAGTTVLVSSHLLAEIEQVCTHVGIMGGGRLLLQGPRADLTARRAAHVMVRTAPADVDAAVVELRRLGLVDVTVEQGVVDGGVTVVASDAADDGRERPAPQDVAAALVRAGVGLLAFDVRRPSLEQVFVELTGEGFDVAR
- a CDS encoding sensor histidine kinase, producing the protein MTGPGAGASRTGPRGPRRRALSLRARLTLVATLAVAVVLVAGALALSAALGTARTAALDDVVRERSQTLAALVADDRVPDALPVRQPGEVAQLLDASGRVLATSATASRTLPVVDPATLAAWRERAGDDVLVVGTDAGAYDEVARAAVRAVTWRGEPATLVTTVPATDVQGVLRALRVALLLVVPVLTVGFAVVLWTVLGRALAPVEQLRAAADRVALAGGPGALPVPPVDDELAALARTLNSMLDRLEVAAARQRTFVADAAHELRSPVAAARAAVEVAAAHPGAYPVDDLVADLTPQVARMQTLVDDLLVLARVGASDAPREPVDLAAVAADVAAGLATAARERDVRVDVHGAGTATATVEGATRVLRNLVANAVRHARSRVTVTVAPGPGVVRVLVDDDGTGIAPADRERVFERFVRLDEARERDAGGAGLGLAIAREVARDLGGDVRVADAPGAGTRTVLELPAG
- a CDS encoding LolA family protein, which encodes MDTAPASPARPRLRTAWAVPATAVVAVAAAFAAPPLLASADSAGLPEVSAAELLDRVAAAEPQALSGTVVHTARLGLPELSLTQASGADPVSLLSGSTTLRVWTDGQERSRVSLLGTASEYSVVTDATQAWTYSSSDDEVVHYALSPQDAARAQELAATATPPADLPSPDELGREALERAEKDATVGVDAVTTVAGRDAYQVVVTPRSTTTLVARIVVAVDAATWTPLRVQVWSSDEAATPALEVGFTDVTFADPGEAVLTFSAPPGAEVREVTVPLPDAAAHAAAADAAQGLPADPEAMTAPEGVRVSGSGWDTVVELSGVDVAALLAGDPSALGDDPAADGPLGGEGAQDLAEDFMPEGDGAGVELDAGALYDQLTTPVEGGRALTSTLLSVLVLDDGRVLVGSVPVDVLRAAADA
- a CDS encoding ABC transporter permease gives rise to the protein MSPVETAAAEPRPVPAVREADTPSRHPGALGRLVRSELRLVLRRRRNVVLLVGLAFVPLLLGVVLRLAQDAGLAGQGPPFVASVTGNGLFLVVASLFLCTPFLLPLTIGIASGDAIAGEASAGTLRYLLVVPVARGRLLAVKALGALTFAAAAVLAIAVVGLVTGAVLFGVGDLTLLSGDTVPLGEGVLRVAGVVAYVGLSMTGLVAVGLFFSTLTEVPVGAMAATVVVAVVASVLDQLPQVAVIHPALLTHHWFDFAEMLRIVPSVDVLAQGLAVQAGWVVVFGALAWARFTTADVTS